In Phacochoerus africanus isolate WHEZ1 chromosome 14, ROS_Pafr_v1, whole genome shotgun sequence, one genomic interval encodes:
- the TTC19 gene encoding tetratricopeptide repeat protein 19, mitochondrial, whose protein sequence is MYRLLGVGLARGLLRAAGGLRGGRPARLPPGPVRGRVDVPPRLGVPRGRGPGLLPLLAALAWSSRPAAAERERERERRGEGEAAAEDAAAEAEAEIVQLLKRAKLCIMKDELEEAELILHDALHLAFKSDNKKAITYTYDLMANVAFIRGQLENAEKLFKATMSSLLGGGLPQEDNAVIEISLKLASIYAAQNRQELALAGYEFCISTLEEKIEREKELAEDILSAEEKANTHLLLGMCLDSCARYLLFSEQPSRAQGMYERAVRISEEILGEHHPQTVVLLSDLATTLDAQGRFDEAYACAQRAAELARRGEHPELHVLLRNLAAILTHREQYAQAKAVYQEALQRAERKRDEVSVQHIREELAELSRKRSPPA, encoded by the exons ATGTACCGGCTCCTGGGCGTGGGCCTGGCGCGCGGCCTCCTGCGGGCGGCTGGGGGGCTGCGCGGGGGTCGCCCGGCGCGCCTGCCGCCGGGGCCGGTGCGGGGTCGGGTGGACGTGCCGCCGCGCCTAGGGGTGCCGCGCGGCCGGGGTCCGGGGCTGCTGCCGCTGTTGGCAG CGCTCGCCTGGTCCTCGAGGCCCGCCGCGGCGGAGCgggagcgagagcgagagcggcGGGGCGAGGGCGAAGCAGCGGCCGAGGACGCGGCGGCCGAGGCGGAGGCCGAGATCGTCCAGCTGCTGAAGCGAGCCAAg tTGTGCATCATGAAAGATGAGCTAGAAGAGGCGGAGCTAATTTTGCACGACGCCCTTCATCTTGCTTTTAAGAGTGATAACAAGAAGGCCATCACTTACACTTACGATTTG ATGGCCAATGTAGCATTTATACGGGGGCAGCTTGAAAAT gcagaaaaactttttaaagcaaCGATGAGTTCCCTGCTTGGAGGGGGCCTGCCGCAG GAGGACAATGCCGTAATTGAAATCTCTCTAAAGCTGGCCAGTATTTATGCCGCTCAGAATAG GCAGGAATTGGCTCTTGCTGGCTATGAATTCTGCATTTCGACTCTGGAGgaaaaaattgaaagagaaaaggagctaGCAGAAGACATTTTGTCAG CCGAGGAGAAAGCCAATACCCACCTCCTCTTGGGTATGTGCTTAGACAGCTGTGCCCGCTACCTTCTCTTCTCCGAGCAGCCGTCACGGGCACAAGGCATGTACGAGAGGGCTGTGCGGATTTCCGAGGAAATCCTAGGAGAACACCACCCACAG ACCGTTGTGCTGCTGAGTGACCTGGCCACCACCCTGGACGCGCAGGGCCGCTTTGACGAGGCCTACGCGTGCGCGCAGAGGGCGGCAGAGCTGGCGAGGCGGGGGGAGCACCCCGAGCTCCACGTGCTGCTGCGGAACCTGGCCGCCATCCTCACGCACAGAG AACAATATGCACAAGCAAAAGCCGTCTACCAAGAGGCGCTGCAGCGAGCAGAGCGGAAGAGAGACGAGGTCTCCGTACAGCACATCCGGGAGGAGCTGGCCGAGCTGTCGCGGAAAAGGAGCCCTCCGGCCTAA